The Maridesulfovibrio sp. genomic sequence CTGCCTATCGGAAACAGCGCTTTTTCCAGGCCGACCAAAAACATCGCCAGCCCCAGCATCACGTACACACCGCCTATTCTCAGGCAGCTCAGGCTCGGAATGCGCTGGCGCAGAACAAAAATCTGAAAGCAGGTGATCAGGGCCAGTATGGGGATTATTTACCGCATAGTGGCAAGGAGTATCATTTAAAATACAGGAAGTTTACGATCATGCTTTCCTTTAATGAAAATTAGTCCGGAGGGCAGGGGAGGGAACGCTGTCTGTCGCGTTTGCAAGCCCTCCGGATATTAAAAAACGGTCAACCCGTATCCCATTACGAAAATCATAGGTAGCAGTGAGGCAAAGGCTATCAGCCCGAATCCGTCAAGCAGAGGGCTGCGTCCTTTGATGATTGAAGCCAGTCCCACTCCAAGTGCTGTCACAAGGGGGACAGTGACGGTGGATGTGGTGACACCGTCGGCGTCGTAAGCAATGCCTACGATTTCTTCGGGAGCAATGAGGGTCATAAGCATAACAACCACATAGCCGCCTATGATCAGGTAATGTACGGGCCAACCGCGTAGTATACGCAAAACACCGGTTAATATCGTCACGCCTACGGAGAGGAGTGCTTTCCATGTACTCGTCTTCATCAATCGGTGCTAAAAAGTTGTCTTTTCTCAGCCTGTTTTATGAATGCATACATTGCTGCTCTTGGCGGCATCGTAAATCCTGTGAGTCAGGATTTCCGTGTTTGCCGGCTTGAGCATGAAGTCAAAAGCTCCGGCGTTCATGGAGGCAAGTGCGGAATCCATATCCGCATTTCCGGTCAGCAGGATAACTTCCACATTGGGATGACGGTTTTTTATGGTCTTCAAAACCTGCAATCCGTTCATTCCGGGCATTTGCATATCCAGAATCACTACCTGAAAAAGTTCTATCTCCAGTCTGAGCAGCCCCGCAGCTCCGTCTGCGGCTGTGACTACTTCAACACCTCTGCGGGACAGCCTTTTGGCCAGAACCGAAGAAAAGCCTTCTTCATCATCTATGAGAAGTATCCGAATATTTTTCATAAATATCCTCCTTGGCTTTATCTGGTAGTACAATGAGCATGCCAAAACATGGCGGAAGTTGTGCGAGTGAAAACGCTGATTTGATATATATCAACAAAAGTAAGATTTTTCAGAGTGTTATGTTTGAGTTGAAAGCTGTTTTGATTCGCTGGTTGGTAATAATGATGGAAAATTTTGATTCAGTAAGGCTGACTTTTTCAGATGTGGTCATTTGGGAAAAATGAAAGCGGGGCGTTTTGTATCGGACGGTGCGAATTTAAGCAGCCGCTCTTGTGAAAAAACGCACACACGCTTGCTGTCTGTGTACGGCAAGTCTAAAAGGGGCGTTTTGTATCGCCGGGGCGAAATGTACCGAATAGTTGTTACATGGTATGAGAACAGGTCTAACCTGTCGGGTTGATTTGTTTTTACATTACTATGTTTGCAGTGGTTTTTATTTGTATAATTCCCATGATAACAGTGTGTTGAGAGTTATTTTGTCTATTCGGTCAAGACTGTATTTTCTGCTGAGTCTGGCACACCACTTGCTCAATGGGGTCCAAGTGTCCGCACTGCCTGCGGAGCTGAAACCAGTTGAAACCCAGAGTTGTGAAATATGCAGACCGAAACCAAGAAGACATACGACAAGCTTTCCCGGAAGATCGCACTTACCGTGATCACGGTATCACTTGCGCCATTGATTCTTGTGGGCGGTCTTATTTTCGATCAGTTCCGGTCCATCTACCGGGCCAAGGTTTATGCCCATCTTGCCGAGGTGGTGGATAAGCATAAAGATAATGTAAATAATTTCCTGAATGAAAAGCTGGCTGAA encodes the following:
- a CDS encoding DUF1538 family protein, which encodes MIPILALITCFQIFVLRQRIPSLSCLRIGGVYVMLGLAMFLVGLEKALFPIGRIMATQLSAPSLLAGEGGVAAI
- a CDS encoding DUF1538 family protein encodes the protein MKTSTWKALLSVGVTILTGVLRILRGWPVHYLIIGGYVVVMLMTLIAPEEIVGIAYDADGVTTSTVTVPLVTALGVGLASIIKGRSPLLDGFGLIAFASLLPMIFVMGYGLTVF
- a CDS encoding response regulator, whose protein sequence is MKNIRILLIDDEEGFSSVLAKRLSRRGVEVVTAADGAAGLLRLEIELFQVVILDMQMPGMNGLQVLKTIKNRHPNVEVILLTGNADMDSALASMNAGAFDFMLKPANTEILTHRIYDAAKSSNVCIHKTG